A region from the Salmo trutta chromosome 40, fSalTru1.1, whole genome shotgun sequence genome encodes:
- the LOC115180378 gene encoding prolactin-like: LSLSVWALLLVLVCVELCGSGRASAAPICVHGQAGCHFLSLADLFDRVIQHSARMHSISSDLHSEFEQYVLPSRNHIGRINRHCHTATILTPNGKENAQRLAREELTEVILKLLVAWKDPLWQFHQNMVHQDDFNNFSSNKALEMSYMVHELRKGVEKVADRMQNLGMISNSLSGLSSPEALDPSSDTSGESQAMSDHDLLYCFRRDSNKVQNYLKILKCRIVPENGC; the protein is encoded by the exons ctctctctttcagtgTGGGCTCTGCtcctggtgttggtgtgtgtggagctgtgtggcAGTGGCAGGGCGAGCGCGGCGCCTATCTGTGTCCACGGCCAGGCGGGGTGCCACTTCCTCTCCCTGGCAGACCTCTTTGACCGGGTCATCCAGCACAGTGCCAGGATGCACAGCATCTCCAGTGACCTGCACTCTGAATTC GAGCAATATGTTCTGCCAAGCAGAAATCATATTGGCAGGATAAACCGCCACTGCCATACAGCCACCATACTAACCCCTAATGGAAAAGAGAATGCGCAGAGACTGGCT agagAGGAGTTAACAGAGGTGATTCTGAAGCTGTTGGTAGCATGGAAGGATCCTCTGTGGCAGTTCCACCAGAACATGGTTCACCAGGATGACTTCAACAACTTCAGCTCCAACAAAGCACTGGAGATGAGCTACATGGTGCACGAGCTCCGCAAGGGAGTCGAGAAGGTGGCTGATAGG atGCAGAACCTGGGGATGATCAGTAACTCCCTGAGTGGCCTGTCCTCCCCTGAGGCCTTGGACCCCTCGTCAGACACCAGCGGAGAATCCCAGGCCATGAGCGACCACGACCTACTCTACTGCTTCAGAAGGGACTCCAACAAGGTCCAGAACTACCTGAAGATCCTCAAATGCAGGATCGTACCTGAGAACGGATGCTGA